Genomic DNA from Patescibacteria group bacterium:
GGAGGTCTCAAGGTCTACTTTGAGACCTTGAACTCCATAGTTTCACTAATCTTAATGTAATCTTAGCTATAAATCAATCCACCTAAGTTAATTTATCACCCCAATATAGGGACAGTGCCTAAATATAAACAATTTTTTATTTTGCGAAAATTTTTTAACATTGAAACCCTCTTCTTCCAAATATCTTATAAAATCGTTTGCCCCTAAATTTAAAATATTAACAAAACGCGAATCTTCTAAATCAATATAATGAGTAATTTCTTTTTCTTGTTTCAAATAATTTTCCAACCAGTAAAGAATAAAAGTTTTGCCAACCTGCCTGGCCCCATGCAAAACAATAATATCATCAGTGTTGAGATACTTTATTATTTCGTCAGTAATGATTCTTTTGTAATTTTTAAGCATAATAAGCGCTTTTTATCTAAACTTATCTCTAACTCTACTTTACTCTATATTCAATATAAAGTAAAGTCAAGTTTAATTTTTCTTAGATGTTTCAGCCAAAGGCCTGCCTCGCTGCAAGGCGGGCTGATCCGCCTCCTTGTCTGCCTCTGGCATGATGGCGGAAAAATGTCATAATGTTAAAATGTTTAAATATTAAATCCGTAAATAACATTTTCTATATTACTGTAACTCTTAGAGATAAGCTTAAAATCCTTTATTTTCAACTCCTTGCTTATTCTATCTAATTTATTCAAATCCTGTTGAGAGGGCTTAAGTTTAACTTCATAAGCCTTATTTTTATTAAAAATAAAATCAATCTCAACGCCTCCTTTTTTTTGATAATAATTTATCTCACC
This window encodes:
- a CDS encoding AAA family ATPase; the encoded protein is MLKNYKRIITDEIIKYLNTDDIIVLHGARQVGKTFILYWLENYLKQEKEITHYIDLEDSRFVNILNLGANDFIRYLEEEGFNVKKFSQNKKLFIFRHCPYIGVIN